Within Pangasianodon hypophthalmus isolate fPanHyp1 chromosome 11, fPanHyp1.pri, whole genome shotgun sequence, the genomic segment ATGGGTAACAAGTCAGTATTAACACACATGAAAGCACAATGAATTTACTGCATTGAGAATTGAATGCCTTGATTACATGCTAAAGGTTAGCAGGTTAAGTGAAAAAGAATCTATTGTATGTCTGCACAGAATGGGTAAATAATAGGATTTTTTGCAGACATCGGCGAGAAATAGCCAAGTACAAGGCCACCACTGCTGCATCTCCTGCCACAGTGAAAGTGGAAATGGAGGAGCTTCAAGTCATCACTGAGGTCAAGGGGGACAAAGACTACTACACTGGCCAAACACAAGATGGACAACTAGAGAGCAAAGAACCACTGGAGGGAGCTAGTGAGACCGAGGCGCTGAAGCCTGGTGACATTATGGTCATTTGGAAGGACGGAAATGTCTCCAAACTCTACTCTGATTCTCAAGAGGGGGGCGAGGAGGATATTTGATGTGGAACTGAGAGACAAAGCAAATCTCAAAACAAATTCCCATTTTTTTACCTTGAATTGTTAGAAAAATTAAAACGTAAAAGTTTAAAAGGCTGGTTAAGAGAACTGCACAGTTTAGGactttctctgctctaacaTAATAAACCAATCCCAAACCCCCAATTGCATTTGGTTAATGTTGCTTTGTAGATTAAGCCTTTAAAAACATGGATGGAGTTGTTGAGTTAAGCCAAAGACAGACAATGAGACCAAGACAGAGAGTCCCTATTGTTCTctactcaaatctgattgggcagaaggtgttgtttaattttttataaaagcagttTTCTTAGGTtcgtattaatgcactcattttaatacgttatcgtttctatagttttccagcttattcacaggaacttgtatggtggacgcttcacacaatctaagactaataataaacagattaaaatgcattttcttatttaacaaagaaaaaaacatacaatagtTCTCTCAAACCTCTCTATAACGagacattcatggaaggagtctccagtgtcagcactttgaagCAGTCATTAATTTTTCCACCATggcaaagtcttttttttttttttggattttttttccatctaccttgttaacatgacaagctgtgtttgttgtttgtttgcttgttttttttacttgtgtCATGGAGTTCACCTCAGTGTTCACCAGTTACTTGTGTCATGGACATTATACAtcactataaatggataaaaagtatgtgttgttcatttataaattaaaaattgtaataattggcaaatttctgtggtataagaggcaATTTGTCATGTGCTGTTAGAACAGACATATGTTAGGTGTCTTTAATTATAGTGTCTGTGTCCAGTTGATCTACATATAGACATATCTCCaaaggtcatttttttaaaacttggtTTTGAGAATGTGGGATTATGCTGAAGATATTTAGGGTTGTTTTTTTACAAGTCCCCTGATCCACCATTTGACCAGCTCCAAATTCAAAATATGTAAAGGCAAAATGCTGACATGGCTGCTAAAGTGCTAAAAGGCTGATTAAGATAATGGTGGATAAAGACAAAGAACAGGGCTTGGGATGAGTCGGTTAAACAAGTTAAATCTGGTGAAATGCACCAGGGAAAGCACTGAACTATGCTGTGCAGGAATATTCCAGCACTGAGACTGACATTAACAATAACGTAATGCAAATATGTCCAAAAATTATACTAACCATTAATGATAGATAGTGTGAATTATTTGTTATGATGtgaaaaaacagatgaaattagatttaattttggGATACATCTTCCTGCCATCTTGTAAATACATGTGAGTACCAAAATaccaacattaaaaatgttgcttatctataaatcatttttaattactgGAACTCACAGTGACTGAAAAATTAACTGATGTTTTATATTACTGCACAGATCTggctatatatttaaatttatcctgTTTTTGCCTTCAAGTGTATTTACACAATATGCTCtggaatatttattttgatgGCTTTTTTAATGACATATTTCATTGCTCTATACTCTAGGTATGATTTATGATAGAGTGGTGACAGAACCAATAGCCAGTATTACACTGAATATAATAcataatgaatattataatGAATTGTTATATCTGACTGATGTCTAAATCATCAAAACCATTTAGATACAAGATAAGACAAGTGGCTTTTGAGGTCATGGTGGCATTATGATCTGTGACATGTGGGAACaaactcaaaaataaaatatgccaTATCCTGACCTTCTATAATATAAATTTAGACAGTGCAATGTCGCTTTTCAATGTACAGAATAAGAAAAGTTcagaaaaagcaataaaaacaagttTGAGTCATATTTAATTAACTCACATATACAGAGGTGTTCTTGCATCTGATCCATCTGCCATAAGGGGATTGTTGATCTTCAGGTTGTAATGaggaaaatatgtttatacaccttgtgtgcaaataaaatgcagcttctcTAGGCATTAGATGGTTACCAAAAGTTACATTAAAAACTTGATGTAGGCGATCATCCAAGATCTgttcagagtgtttttttttttttttaaatttggggCATTCAGAgctaaatgtaattattttccataaatatatACTCACACATTGGGAATACCTATCTTAACACACATCCAGTTCTTCAATAATGTCTTACAACAATCTAcataaatgaagaaaattacACCATATGCCTTAACACTGTAATATTATGCAACAGCcaacttttcattcatttattcatactttcattcatttattcatcttcagtaactgtcaGGTCAGGTCATGGTCGTGGTGGATCTAGAGTCTGTGCTGGGAACCCTGGGCGTGAGGCgtgaatacaccctggatgggacaccggTCCACcatagggcaccatgcacacacagactcacacttagaggcaatttagagtcaccactTCACCTACTGCCTCAtatcagaggaaacccacacagacatggggaggacatatgaaactccacacagagaggaacccaagctcaggattgaactgggatCAGTCCTTCTCAGTTTTACTTAGCTAACACACTGGCAGCTTGGTTGTCTTGTCTCACAGCATACTTCTTTGATTCCTTTTAAACTGAGAAGTCAAAATTATACTGGAAAGCTGGACATTATGCTGATGATAATATAGTTCCACTCTGAACAcagaaaagtgtaaatataGATTATCCctgctattttacaaaaaaaaaaaaaagaaatctgtgtgtgtgtgtgtttgtgtgcgtgtgtgtgtgtgtgtgtgtgtgtgtttgggcggGGGGAGGGGGGTATCTGTAGCTTAACAATGTAATTTAAAAGTAAGTACAAGAGCATTTGGGTATGTATTATGGAAAACATTTCGGGGGAGATAGACTATCATTACTTGCTAGGTACATGACCCTTGCAAGTCCAGTgtaaactaaagaagcaaacattacacaccaaacatgtcttagGTAATTGACTATATTTGGGGTAAGTGGAACATAACGATCTAATTATTAAATCTGACCTGATGCATACAATATCCTGcttttggattttattatttcaggcaCATGGATTTTATCATTGGTTATATCTGTGatataaaatattgcatttaacaTAGGTAATTTCTTCCTCAGTCCAAAGTACTAACAGTGATTTAACATTAATTATCCCTAATGTGCTGAATAACGCACTTTTACTAAGCTAATGCAATCAAACTACTTTGCATATACAGGAAACAGCTAAACAAACCAGTcgtgaacattttttttagaagtgACACTAATGTAGTTTGAGTGAGAGTTTTCATAGTCTCACTCCACACGTGACCAAAAAGTTATGCGCTCCCAAGTTTTCCTCATGGCCCGTCATCAGCAGGCCAATGTCTAACAAGCATCCTTGAGTCTGACTGTATCTTCCAGCACCATAAGGGGGCAGTGTTGAGTCAAAAGATCTTGAAGCCTTTGAGGAGGGTGAGTGTGGGTGCTCTGCGCTTGCTCTGGGCCCTCGAGGACTTCACAGTCACTAGCTTGGCTGTGGCCGGAGTGGGCAGCTCCTTATAGCAGGGTGACAGAAGCGAGGCAGAGGAGAGGCTGATTGGTGCTTTGTCTTCACTGATGTAAAGAGGCCGAAGCGAAAGACTCCTCTCTGCCTCACGTCTAACCTCCCGGACTGCTTCATAGAAGACGTTTTGCACAGACACAAAGTCCAGGCAAGCAGACACCTCAAAAAACAGGCAGCCGAAACGAGCAGCCAGGGCTGCACCATCCGCCTTGTTCACTTGTctgagatacagagagaggcagagccCAAAATCAGTTCCACAGCTAATGAgagtaaatcattaaaaatatcatttatccAAAAATCTCTAATGCCAGGACAAAGAACTTATAATAATGAGGACCTCATTTACATCACAATCTGTTCCCGCATACTTTCATAAACCATTCCTTTACAGTACAGGctcccagccctggtcctggagtaccccctgtcctgcacatttaatgagctccctgctctaacacaacCACTTCAACTCAAGAGGGGCTGGTAATTAGCTGAGTAATTGGATCACATGTGTTGGGAGCAAGGAAATAGTAatggggtactccaggaccagggctgtgaacctgtgatttacaggaTCCATTTAGCAGAATTTGAAATTTACCAAATTTTCCACAAATGTGGTCAACCCAATccaagatatgtttggtgtccaacattttttttagatctGCACTTAAGCTGTTAGGTtagctaacaaataatggaaatctatctcacccaaaatcttttcctTAATTACATACCCAGATTTTCATCTATTTACTGCAATTGACAGGATAGTAGGTATCAACaaatttaaattctttaaataacTTTACAATTCTGCTTCAAACTCTGAGAGACCGGGCCAAGGGGGTGGAATAATACCAGACTGCACTGCAGAAAATAGTGATTCCAGCTTccaagatcttttttttaatacagtgttCTTATGAATGCCCTGAACCACAagctgtaaaaagaaaaaaaaaaaaggcctctGTTGTTGTTTCATTGTTTCGGCTTCATGCTATCATGATTTAAGTCTTGAAATAAGGAGCTATTATATTGAAATGCTGAGATATTAACTACTCAAAATTACAACATTTTATACAACAACagttgaaataaaacattactcagaaataatgagatattacaTTGAAATAATGATGTAATATCGTGAGACAATGAGTTATTAAGTCGAAATAATGAGATGCGATTCAGGGGTTCTGCAGTGTCCACGTTGGCACGTTGCAACTTAGGATCTGGAAGTGTTTTGATTCAAGTGTGTGGTCTGGTATCTATGGGAACTATTTGAGGTGAAACAGATTTCCATTACTTTTCACTACCATCTCTTTAATCGTGTAGTTCCAGTGTAAGACTAAAGAAGCACACGACAGATCAAACATGTCTACATTTGTTAAAAGGGGAACATTGCGTGAATCTGATTTTTGCCAAACTATTCTTTTAAGATTAATTGATTCTTCAACTcacatatgaacacacacacacacactcacacacacacagatatatctCTAACCTTGGCGTCTATAGAAAGCCCTTGATGGAATATCAACCACACACAAattgaaaaattaaacatttgctTTCACACTACGCTCCATAAAATGAAGCTTTCCTTAAAAGTCTTGCACAAATGACCGCTTATCTTCTTGTATAAATAATTAGCGGTGcacatttactgtaataaaCCCCAGCTGTCAGATGCCCATTTTGATTTGAATACCACACAGGCCATTTGCTTTTGAGGAAAGAAAGCAAAGACTGCCAATAAGTTTttttcatttggcagacacttttatccaatcCAGCTTTCTGACAGTCACGTGTACAAAACTTAAAAACACTCAGCTACCACTGACTGTTTCCTAATTGGTCAAATCCATTTCTAAATATTGTTTCCTCATGctatattgttttttaaaaagtatatatatgtCTTATTGCTCCTTTGCAGCCCAAAAAACTTTAAACAATTTTCccttaccccaaatgtagttTGGTTCTTTGGGTGCTTTGAGGCTAATATGGTTAACAACTAATGGAAACTTATAGCTATCAGCTTAGCATCACATAAACTTTATGTCTAAGTCATCACACACTTGCCTTACAACTAGTCAAGTTGTTCACTatcaagagagagaacattgttaaatttgttaaagTAATTGCACCTATTTTTTAAGtagctttgctttttttcttttacttagtttggggaaaaaaagtttttctttcatctaaTACTTGTTATTTATTCTAATACTTATGCTTATTACATTTCAAAAGAGAAATCTCTACTTCCTACATTTTCAAACACCACATCACCTGTACACATcactttatatatttgtaatgtcataaggagacattttaaaatcagacaGCGACAATGAGTTGATCCATGGTTAGATTTCCTAACAAAGCTAAACGTTAACAGATGAGACCTAAGACATATCACAGTAATCCATCTGTTACTACATACACTTTACATTTATTAAGGCAGGTTGTACTGTGACAGTTAGCTATTAGCATTAGCAGCTATTTGAGAGAtcaggaataaagctgttgttagttagcctcATTTTTCCACTGTTCCTTGCTAAAACAGGCATtaatttaccatcagtaactaaaagcagtgagtgatttgagcgagatgtctttttcttttgtgaatctttcttgtacttttactttcatacttaatgcataattttattctattttcatACTCTCATACTAGTTCATTTAAGAATTTTAAGCTATACTTCAGCTTTTACCAGAATATTCATTTAGACaatttatttagattatttagaatttaaattttatggTAGAAGTGATTCAAGTGTTTTGTCTAAACTTAAGCTTCAACCTTTTAAtgacaaacatgcaaacagaagGTTTTAAGCTTCTTGAATATTTTTCATGCTGTCTACAGAAAGCAAGGCAAATATAAAGCAGGCGTGACCATTTTTTAACTACTGTTAAACTGACTCTTttagcatgtaaaaaaaaacaagacaaaaaaaaactgcagcttagAGATTTTGAACAGTGAGTTGAGATAAACCTGTATCTCTCCATGTCCACTTTGTTGCCCACTAAAATGATGGGAGCCTCAGGCTGCAGGCCTTTAGTGTACAGTGTCACAGCCTCCACATACTGTTGACACACTTCGAAACTGAGTCTGTTATCAATGCTGTAGACGATGAGAAATGCACTGGCCCAGGCCAAGTAGCGATCACAGTTCACCGGTCcatcctgggaaaaaaaaaggaaaccaaaTAGGAGGCTACAGATCAGGTCGTTTGGAGCTTCTGTTATACTACAAACATgaagtacaaaaaaattatCATAATGATTATATTGGAAGTCTAAAAACCTGTATTATGCATAATTTTTAATCAGTATCAAACTTATTAGATCTAAAACTCACTCTGATCCCTCTCGTTCTAAGAATATATGTGTATCCTTAAGCaacaattttaataaacttGAATAAATAACATGCTGTAAATCATTACCTGGTCTGCCGTGTCCATTACTTTGACCAGAACAGGTTGCTGGTCCACTATTTCCTCTGATGAATAAGTGTCCTCtaaaaacataatgtaaaaagttttttttcagcCAAGACATTTCTACAAGACATCTCTCATTATACTTATTAAACCATGTGCACTTGCTTTATGTGGCATTTTCCCTACATAAGTTATATAATGGCTCAGAGATTTCCTTTCAGAATCAAAGAGAGGATTTAGTCTCAGCTGTCCATCTGGTTACCATATGACTGACGATTTAACAGGCTGTGGTTTAGGCAAGATGACAGAATGATATATTGGAACTTGGGTTTATTACCTCGTTTTGAAAGGTTTACATATGAGCTTTGAAGTATTGGATATTTTTCTTCATCCCAAATTCTCTGCATTACACTGCACCAATTGTTCTCGATTCAAAAGCCTGATTAATCTCTGGACTTGAAGTCATAAATGAtcaaagaacaaaaagagaaaagtctGGAGATGTTTAGTCTACTTTAGGGGTTTAAGGTAAAAGTAAAACCAGCTCACCGAGGTTTGGGTCGTATTCACTAATAAAACGCTTCGTGAGGAACTTCACCGTGAGAGCTGCAAAGAGGAAGAACACAAACATCCTGTAACTACAAGTAGTAAATTGCTACCGCTTATATAAAGTTCCTCTAGGGCCATGGGAAAGCCAGTGTCCCAGAAAACATACTCatgtgatataaaatataaagtgggAGTTCTGATAGTTCCACTTTTGCCTATTTTAGGAAAAGATTTTAATTTCTCATTACTCTATCACAACCATGACTCATCTTTGTAATAGCCTATTTGCTGGACTCAATAAGTTTATAAAATGaagagtaaaaatgtaaaagattcATGAATCTGCCACTGCATTTACATTATGATAATAAaactcataaaataaaatagtcatactcatactcatagctatataaaaaaaatttatatatcaGAAAAGTAAACTTATTTTCCTAAAAGCTTATATTACTACATATACggtttcagaaataaattcagACTATAGTCATGAATGTCGTACCTGATTTGCCTGAGCCTATTGCTCCCAGaactactatactgcactctGCAGGTTCGTGTTCAGGAACAATGTTGCACGTCCTTGCTTTCCCAAACATGATAGACATCCCGAGCAGGACAGCAATAATGCATTGGAAAAAGTCTTGATTCTTTCTAAAAATGATAGCCTACATGCTCTCTCAGCTCCGTGACAGCTTCTCCTGGATGATCTCCTTAGGATCTTCTGATACACTTCTCTGGAAAAACAGCTGCATCCTCTTATGCTTTTCCAGTGGGTGACATTTCTTAATAACAAGCAAATCCAACACTCAGCGTTCCTTCGAGGTGTGTAGATTTAGTTGGAAAAGACTTGTTGTTGAAATGAATCATATTTGGCAAGGCTGAGAGCTGGAGAGTCTGAGAACGACAGCACTTAAAAGTTCAGCTGCACTGGTGTGTGTAGGCTGGAGTCTGCGTGCTCTTGACCATCTGGAAACCACACCTCCAAAAGGAAGAAAGCAATCTGGGGTCACTGGTTGCCTTACCCAAAATAATCATGTGAAAGTTTTGTTCCTTGGGAAAAACCTGAATGTTTATACCCTGTTGGAGCGGGGGAAACAAGGCAAGAGTCTTTATATGGTACCAGTATGACTCAGTGAGAAATTACggaaaaattataataatcataatcataatcatcataataTCCTTAAAACAAATAACTATTAGAAGTTTATGTTCATTTCCACTGAGTTTTAATGGTTTAAActccttttcatttttcctatGTGCTTGTGTTTGATGCTTTCTACTGGGAATCTACAAGAGTCTGGTAATATTTAATGGTAACCTAATCAGTAATTTATTGCAAGTAGATTAAATGCTAATGATCTGTAATTGTAGAATGAATGGACTCAACTCATTAAAACCATTATACCATTgatggaaaaatgtttaatggagGCCATGAGACcaatttacattttatctgtaaaCCTGCACATCCATTCAATTATCCAATTATGTGGCAGTGGCGTAATGCACATAATcttgcagatgcaggtcaagagcttcagtttatgTTCATATCAAAACAtcagaatttgaaaaaaaaaaaaaaaacgtgatctcagtgactttatcTGTGGCctggttattggtgccagatgggttagtctgagtatttcacaaactgtatgtatatgtatatataactgtacatatatatatacacacacacagtactgtgcaaaagtcttaggcacatgcaaagaaatgctgtagagcaaagatgccttgaaaaataatgaaattaaatatttctacattaaaaaatactataaagagcagtaaacagtaataaatgaaacaaagtcaatatttggtgtgacgatccttcgcttttaaaaaaaaaaagtcgtctcaggtacagtgtgtgcagttttataagtaaatgagctgtaagtgttactgagcatcttgcagaatcagccacagttcttctagagactttgactgtcgcacttgcttcttatttttgcagcaaaactcagcagccttcattatgattTTTTGTCCCaaaaaagtggtctcttatgtaatatgctgctttctttactgacatacaaacatttttctgtaacatttaattttgtgctggaaaactaatgttaggaattctaaaatgtttttgtactgaatcaataatgtagtagtcataaaataaaaatctataacaaagtttgtactaaaaaaataggatgcctaagacttttgcacagtactatatatataattatatatataattatatatataaaaaacccATCCAGAGAGTGAAAGTTCTGTGGCTGGAAACACCTCGTTTATGAGAGGAGGATaggaggagaatggccagacttgttTGAACTGCTACAGTACTGTAAGTCAAATACAGAATCTATACAATCGCCTTGAGCAGAAAattatctcagaatgcacatcgAAACTTAAGGCAGATGGGATCCTGTCAGCCcagaacaggaacctgaggctccagtgggcacaggatcatcAAAATTGAACAgttaaagatggaaaaagaccaggtgagaTATTTGAAACGTGTGTTATTGGAG encodes:
- the rasl12 gene encoding ras-like protein family member 12; protein product: MSIMFGKARTCNIVPEHEPAECSIVVLGAIGSGKSALTVKFLTKRFISEYDPNLEDTYSSEEIVDQQPVLVKVMDTADQDGPVNCDRYLAWASAFLIVYSIDNRLSFEVCQQYVEAVTLYTKGLQPEAPIILVGNKVDMERYRQVNKADGAALAARFGCLFFEVSACLDFVSVQNVFYEAVREVRREAERSLSLRPLYISEDKAPISLSSASLLSPCYKELPTPATAKLVTVKSSRAQSKRRAPTLTLLKGFKIF